Proteins found in one Lysinibacillus fusiformis genomic segment:
- a CDS encoding DUF3267 domain-containing protein, with the protein MHCWKILNLEHHYGTTRIIIMSVITFLVVFSVSYVTFNLFNEEHYTDRLFWLFVIAVLTLYPIHKFLHFLALYDLRQHLKLRVRSQFYIIPVLHMRIREPLSKNRYILALLTPFIVVNTSIIVGTWLLPAYTHYGTLLLAYHCSLCLIDILYVKYLLNSPRNSQIEETPKGYEILVPPTVH; encoded by the coding sequence ATGCATTGCTGGAAAATTTTAAATTTAGAACATCATTACGGTACTACGCGTATTATTATAATGAGTGTCATTACTTTTTTAGTGGTCTTTTCTGTTTCGTATGTAACGTTTAATTTATTCAATGAAGAGCATTATACAGATCGTTTATTCTGGCTCTTTGTAATAGCTGTGTTAACACTCTATCCTATTCACAAATTTTTGCACTTTTTGGCGCTATACGATTTACGCCAACATTTAAAATTACGCGTACGTAGTCAATTTTATATAATTCCTGTTTTACACATGCGAATTCGAGAGCCTTTATCTAAAAATCGTTACATCTTAGCATTACTTACGCCTTTTATCGTTGTAAACACTAGTATTATAGTTGGAACATGGCTTTTACCAGCCTATACACATTATGGGACATTGCTGTTAGCCTATCATTGTAGTCTATGTCTGATTGATATCCTTTACGTGAAGTATCTATTGAATTCACCTAGAAATTCGCAAATAGAAGAAACACCTAAAGGCTATGAAATTTTAGTTCCACCAACTGTTCACTAA
- a CDS encoding YjcZ family sporulation protein: MGNGGYGGGGYGSGFALLVVLFILLIIVGAAFLY; encoded by the coding sequence ATGGGCAACGGAGGATACGGTGGCGGTGGCTACGGCTCAGGCTTTGCTTTATTAGTTGTGTTATTTATTTTATTAATTATCGTTGGTGCAGCGTTCCTATACTAA
- a CDS encoding peptidylprolyl isomerase → MKKTVLSLTLAASVLALGACSGGDSKAIVTSKVGDISVADFNEKAKALTGSYVMQQMVTEKVLADKYEVTDKEIKEAYDTTASQFGDGFTQALAESGLTEQGFKDSLRVQLLQEKALKDQAIKEEDVKKYYEQMKTELNGRHILVADEKTAKEVIEKIKGGAKFEDVAKEYSTDTGSAQKGGELGWFSVGSMVDEFNDAAYALELNTLSEPVKSSFGYHVIEITDKRDVKGVGSFKDEEENIRSTMLNKLNQTGEAQTILKDIIAKMAKDADVKTSDKDLKDSLEFFTTTSEEQAKAAEEAAKKAEENAAKEDSEDKAEDTDKESK, encoded by the coding sequence ATGAAAAAGACAGTTTTATCTTTAACTTTAGCTGCGTCTGTATTAGCGCTTGGTGCTTGTAGCGGCGGAGACAGCAAAGCAATCGTTACTTCTAAAGTGGGCGATATTTCAGTAGCTGATTTTAATGAAAAGGCAAAAGCTTTAACAGGCTCATATGTAATGCAGCAAATGGTGACTGAAAAAGTTTTAGCTGACAAATATGAAGTAACAGATAAAGAAATCAAAGAAGCTTATGACACAACTGCATCACAATTTGGTGATGGCTTTACACAAGCACTTGCTGAAAGTGGCTTAACAGAACAAGGCTTTAAAGATTCTTTACGTGTCCAACTTCTTCAAGAAAAAGCTTTAAAAGATCAAGCTATTAAAGAAGAAGATGTGAAAAAATACTACGAGCAAATGAAAACAGAACTAAATGGTCGTCATATTTTAGTAGCAGATGAAAAAACAGCTAAAGAAGTGATTGAAAAAATCAAGGGTGGCGCTAAGTTTGAGGACGTAGCAAAAGAGTACTCAACTGATACTGGCTCTGCTCAAAAAGGTGGAGAGCTTGGATGGTTCTCTGTAGGTTCAATGGTAGACGAGTTTAACGATGCTGCTTATGCTCTTGAATTAAATACATTAAGTGAGCCAGTAAAATCTAGCTTTGGTTATCACGTAATTGAAATTACGGACAAGCGTGATGTTAAGGGTGTTGGTTCATTTAAAGATGAAGAAGAAAACATTCGTTCAACTATGTTAAATAAACTGAATCAAACTGGTGAAGCTCAAACAATTCTAAAAGACATCATTGCAAAAATGGCAAAAGATGCAGATGTTAAAACATCTGATAAAGATTTAAAAGATTCACTAGAATTCTTCACAACAACAAGTGAAGAACAAGCAAAAGCAGCTGAAGAAGCAGCTAAAAAAGCTGAAGAAAATGCTGCAAAAGAAGATTCTGAAGACAAAGCAGAAGATACTGACAAGGAATCTAAATAA
- a CDS encoding methyl-accepting chemotaxis protein, protein MDTEGLFSRKIKFWKSLIFKMILAIGISLFISSHISEFVSRQFEKVVQLNGSAGVVINTFISLFIGTVIISLCTRYIVLRRVKRVLNAMTQAADGDLTVRIDDHLKDEIGQLSTEFNHMLEQIGTVIEKTNKASTDVSTFTKEFTMITEQSSQTVETISTAIGEIASSAEGQLGQMDLLSESAHLITKDMDHASSAVQAVASIANETNQKADLGLQLIEQTMDKMNTINESVYQSTAVVNALGEKSKEISTIVALITSITDQTNLLALNASIEAARAGEAGKGFAVVADEVRKLAEESGRAADNIRTLVDDILKQTSSAVYAINSGTQFVEEGREAVEQTGDAFKNIVVYLQQISHRTKEVTDIVLRVNDKASQTDDAVKEIVGIANGTSSGIQHIALSIEQQSASNEEIASAANVLQTMSNDLQAEISQFKVK, encoded by the coding sequence ATGGATACAGAGGGACTTTTTTCGCGGAAAATTAAGTTTTGGAAAAGTTTGATTTTCAAAATGATACTAGCTATTGGTATAAGTTTGTTTATAAGCTCCCATATTTCAGAGTTTGTGAGTCGTCAATTCGAAAAGGTAGTGCAATTAAATGGTAGTGCGGGTGTTGTCATTAATACATTTATTTCGTTGTTTATTGGCACAGTAATTATTTCATTATGCACAAGGTATATCGTCTTAAGGCGTGTAAAGCGTGTGTTAAATGCTATGACACAGGCTGCTGATGGCGATTTAACTGTACGAATTGATGATCATTTGAAAGATGAAATTGGTCAATTATCGACTGAATTTAATCATATGTTGGAGCAAATTGGCACGGTCATTGAAAAGACGAATAAAGCATCTACAGATGTATCGACTTTTACAAAGGAATTTACAATGATTACAGAGCAAAGTAGTCAAACAGTTGAAACCATTTCTACTGCAATTGGGGAGATTGCCTCCAGTGCAGAAGGACAATTGGGGCAAATGGATTTATTATCTGAATCAGCACATTTAATTACTAAAGATATGGATCATGCATCTTCTGCTGTACAGGCAGTTGCATCTATAGCGAATGAAACAAACCAAAAAGCGGATTTAGGCTTACAGTTAATTGAGCAAACGATGGATAAAATGAATACAATTAATGAATCTGTCTATCAGTCAACAGCAGTTGTGAATGCTTTAGGTGAAAAATCAAAGGAAATTAGTACGATTGTAGCGCTGATTACAAGTATTACAGATCAAACAAACCTTCTTGCATTGAATGCCTCTATTGAAGCGGCACGTGCTGGAGAGGCTGGAAAAGGATTTGCGGTTGTAGCGGATGAGGTAAGAAAGCTAGCGGAGGAATCTGGAAGGGCTGCAGACAATATTCGAACATTAGTAGATGATATCTTAAAGCAAACCTCCAGTGCTGTTTATGCTATTAATAGTGGAACACAGTTTGTGGAGGAAGGGCGTGAGGCTGTTGAACAGACAGGCGATGCCTTTAAAAATATTGTCGTATATTTGCAACAGATTAGTCATCGTACAAAGGAAGTAACGGATATTGTATTGCGTGTCAATGACAAGGCAAGCCAAACAGACGATGCTGTAAAAGAAATTGTAGGTATTGCGAATGGTACGTCTTCAGGCATACAGCACATAGCTTTATCAATCGAGCAACAAAGCGCCTCTAATGAGGAAATCGCAAGCGCGGCAAATGTACTTCAAACAATGTCAAATGACTTACAAGCTGAAATTAGTCAGTTTAAAGTAAAATAG
- the yhaM gene encoding 3'-5' exoribonuclease YhaM — MKGITTLQVGEAVDQFLLIKQATKGVTTVGKPFMSLLLQDKSGDIEAKLWDTNEDHEKLYHAEAIVRVGGEIHDYRGKNQLRIKSIRVAKPEEGIAIHDLVPSSATPKEQLYEELNQFFFDIKNPNISRITRAAIKRHQEAILVFPAATKNHHDYASGLLDHMVSMLKLGKAIADLYPTLNRDLLYAGIILHDIGKVVELSGPVATTYTVEGNLLGHITIMVNEIAKIASELEIEGEEVMLLQHMVLSHHGKEEWGSPKKPMLQEAEILHYIDNIDAKMNMLTRALGKTAPGEFTERLFPLDNRSFYKPTI, encoded by the coding sequence ATGAAAGGGATAACGACGCTCCAAGTTGGAGAAGCAGTTGATCAATTTTTATTAATAAAACAAGCGACAAAAGGTGTTACAACCGTTGGAAAGCCATTTATGTCGCTATTATTACAAGATAAGAGTGGAGATATTGAGGCAAAGCTATGGGACACAAATGAGGACCATGAAAAGCTGTATCATGCGGAAGCTATTGTGCGTGTAGGTGGAGAGATTCATGACTATAGAGGGAAGAATCAATTGCGTATCAAATCGATTCGTGTTGCCAAGCCAGAGGAAGGAATTGCTATCCATGATTTAGTGCCGTCCTCTGCAACACCGAAAGAACAACTATATGAAGAATTAAACCAATTTTTCTTTGATATTAAAAACCCTAATATTTCTAGAATTACAAGAGCAGCTATTAAAAGGCATCAAGAGGCCATTTTAGTTTTTCCAGCAGCGACTAAAAATCATCATGACTATGCGTCAGGTTTATTAGATCATATGGTATCCATGCTCAAACTAGGTAAAGCTATTGCTGATTTATACCCAACACTTAATCGTGACCTATTATATGCAGGAATTATCTTACACGATATAGGCAAGGTTGTAGAATTATCAGGACCAGTTGCCACAACGTATACAGTGGAGGGCAATTTGTTAGGCCATATTACAATTATGGTCAATGAAATTGCTAAGATTGCTAGTGAGCTTGAAATTGAAGGTGAGGAAGTCATGCTGCTACAGCATATGGTATTGTCTCACCATGGGAAAGAAGAGTGGGGAAGCCCAAAAAAACCTATGCTTCAAGAAGCGGAAATCTTGCATTATATAGATAACATCGATGCGAAGATGAATATGTTAACAAGAGCATTAGGAAAAACAGCACCGGGTGAATTTACAGAGCGACTCTTCCCACTGGATAATCGTTCATTCTATAAGCCTACTATTTAA
- a CDS encoding ATP-binding protein: protein MLTIQKIQIYGFGKHENISISLSDGVTIFYGLNEAGKTTIQQFILQMLFGFPTRQQTQRKYEPKVSTKYGGQLTLLHPIYGQCTIERVKGKAAGDVTVYFEDGTTGHEELLVKLLYGYSRASFESIFSFSLHELQGIEKMSEEELTHLLLASGTTGIQHLSTLEKKMDKEASELFKKTGKVPLINQKIEQLKQLERTIKQEQGKIQTFEDKLQQLQLLEQKLEQLYGTQKMQQQQWQQLTIQKQALPLLKQQQTLQQTLTNYQHVQFPAEGIRRYEQLKDRLLHESQQLMQLKEQYQTLQDKVLATVDEQTVNEMASLMQKEATWHQLMVKEQNLHDDLFLLEQEIEAQFRLLGVKEKEAQDILLQETVSLQQEQQFQLQLGKLEEAEEELKFHLRSLEQVHLELDAIAKQKQRIMQESLTSEEEHILAQWPQQKRKLEQLRTAKSQRSKQKQPHYFIWLVLLLGFMSFAYGVFEKNLVVMIIGAVLSLLTLLFIRYGNRADEPTSKEHSFLLRELEQEEMTVQEILLKKHRYEDRWLHVNEQQKEKEQQYTSLEYKIQQAEVESEEATQTLQHFLKRYRLQGTIARTLMPELFMRIRGVQELAAKRNSTLSLLQEAQVEKNSIYEQIQRVLDGAYDEHEVYIYLRTAYLEAQQHQQQAQHAKDQLASLQIKMEGGQSRIDCYSAEMSELFKEAQIQNEQAYYEMHEQSEQRRKIVTELQTVQAQLSSLNLQQQASLIEDTVNEDILALEQGQHSLQLAIDQCLEQRASLLMEKEQLLNDEKYGQVLQQFEQEKTELQQLVEQWATKKAVATAIHETLFRLREEKLPHVLAEVNAIFRLLTGGSYDKLSIHEEGYFVAQDAAGIRYQMVELSQATKEQAYIALRMALAKTLVNTAPFPMIMDDPFVHFDRNRTDKMVQLMKEVGYERQILYFTCHDTMLKHWQREQIVDIGALANERGVTST from the coding sequence ATGCTGACAATACAGAAAATCCAAATATATGGCTTTGGTAAGCATGAAAATATCTCCATCTCCTTAAGTGATGGCGTCACTATTTTTTATGGATTAAATGAAGCAGGAAAAACGACGATTCAGCAGTTTATACTACAAATGCTTTTTGGTTTTCCTACAAGGCAGCAGACACAGCGCAAATATGAGCCGAAAGTTTCGACGAAATATGGGGGTCAGCTGACACTTTTGCACCCGATTTATGGCCAATGCACAATTGAACGTGTGAAAGGAAAGGCTGCTGGTGATGTTACTGTCTATTTTGAGGATGGTACAACGGGGCATGAGGAGTTGTTAGTAAAGCTTTTATATGGTTATTCTAGGGCTTCCTTCGAATCCATCTTTTCTTTTTCATTGCATGAGCTACAAGGTATTGAAAAAATGTCTGAGGAGGAGCTAACCCATTTGCTACTTGCCTCAGGTACAACAGGTATTCAGCATTTATCCACCCTTGAAAAGAAAATGGATAAAGAGGCTAGCGAGTTATTTAAAAAGACAGGTAAAGTGCCATTGATTAATCAAAAGATTGAACAATTAAAGCAGCTTGAACGAACAATTAAACAGGAACAAGGGAAGATTCAAACATTTGAGGACAAATTACAGCAATTACAACTACTTGAGCAAAAGTTAGAGCAGCTATATGGTACGCAAAAAATGCAACAGCAACAGTGGCAGCAGTTAACTATTCAAAAGCAGGCACTACCTCTTCTTAAGCAGCAACAGACTTTACAGCAGACATTGACCAATTATCAACATGTTCAGTTTCCAGCAGAGGGTATCAGACGCTATGAACAATTAAAGGATCGTCTGTTACATGAAAGTCAACAGCTGATGCAATTAAAGGAGCAGTATCAAACATTGCAGGATAAAGTACTTGCAACAGTGGATGAGCAAACGGTCAATGAAATGGCTAGCCTTATGCAAAAAGAGGCAACATGGCATCAACTGATGGTGAAAGAGCAAAATTTACATGATGATCTCTTTTTGCTTGAGCAAGAAATCGAAGCACAATTTCGTTTATTAGGTGTAAAAGAGAAAGAGGCACAAGATATACTTCTGCAAGAAACAGTTTCACTCCAACAAGAACAACAATTTCAGCTTCAATTAGGTAAGTTAGAGGAGGCAGAGGAGGAGTTAAAGTTTCATCTACGTTCTCTTGAGCAGGTTCATCTAGAATTAGATGCAATTGCTAAACAGAAGCAGCGGATCATGCAGGAGTCATTAACAAGTGAAGAAGAACATATTTTAGCACAGTGGCCCCAACAAAAACGAAAGCTTGAGCAATTACGTACTGCCAAATCGCAACGTAGTAAGCAGAAGCAACCTCATTACTTTATCTGGCTTGTACTGCTGCTTGGTTTCATGTCGTTTGCCTATGGTGTATTTGAAAAAAATCTAGTTGTAATGATCATCGGAGCAGTTTTATCATTGCTAACCCTTTTGTTTATTCGATATGGTAATCGAGCAGATGAGCCTACTAGTAAAGAGCACAGTTTCCTCCTACGGGAGTTAGAGCAAGAGGAAATGACAGTACAAGAAATTCTTTTAAAGAAGCATAGATACGAAGATCGTTGGTTACATGTCAATGAACAGCAAAAAGAGAAGGAGCAGCAATACACTTCTCTTGAATATAAAATTCAACAAGCGGAGGTAGAGAGTGAAGAAGCCACTCAGACACTCCAGCATTTTTTAAAGCGTTATCGCTTACAGGGAACGATAGCCCGCACGTTAATGCCCGAATTATTTATGCGTATCCGTGGTGTACAAGAACTAGCAGCTAAAAGAAACAGTACCCTAAGTCTTTTGCAAGAAGCTCAGGTAGAAAAGAATAGCATTTATGAGCAAATACAACGGGTTTTAGATGGAGCCTATGATGAACATGAAGTCTATATATATTTACGTACAGCCTATCTTGAAGCACAGCAGCATCAACAGCAAGCACAGCATGCAAAAGATCAGCTAGCTAGCCTCCAAATAAAAATGGAAGGTGGACAATCAAGAATTGATTGTTATTCAGCAGAAATGTCCGAGCTATTTAAGGAAGCGCAAATTCAAAACGAGCAGGCATATTATGAAATGCATGAGCAATCTGAGCAGAGAAGAAAAATTGTGACAGAGTTGCAAACTGTTCAGGCTCAATTATCTTCACTCAATCTTCAACAGCAAGCGAGTCTGATTGAGGACACAGTTAACGAGGACATACTTGCTTTAGAACAAGGGCAGCATTCATTGCAACTAGCAATTGACCAATGTCTGGAACAACGCGCTTCTTTGCTTATGGAAAAGGAACAGCTATTAAATGATGAAAAGTATGGCCAAGTGCTTCAACAGTTTGAGCAGGAGAAAACAGAATTACAGCAGCTAGTTGAGCAATGGGCAACTAAAAAAGCTGTAGCGACAGCTATTCATGAAACTTTATTTCGTCTTCGTGAAGAGAAATTACCGCATGTGCTTGCAGAGGTGAATGCCATATTTCGTTTACTTACAGGCGGAAGCTATGACAAACTTTCGATTCATGAGGAAGGTTATTTTGTAGCACAAGATGCTGCAGGAATACGTTATCAAATGGTGGAATTGTCACAGGCTACCAAAGAGCAAGCATATATTGCATTGCGAATGGCCCTTGCAAAAACCCTAGTGAACACGGCTCCATTTCCAATGATTATGGACGATCCTTTTGTCCATTTTGATCGAAACCGCACAGACAAAATGGTACAATTAATGAAAGAAGTAGGATATGAACGTCAAATTTTATATTTTACTTGCCATGACACAATGCTCAAACATTGGCAGCGAGAGCAAATTGTCGATATAGGAGCATTAGCAAATGAAAGGGGAGTGACGTCAACATGA
- a CDS encoding metallophosphoesterase family protein: MSAIRFFHMADLHLDSPFKGLFGLPEHILKKIRSSTFEAFDKIIHKAIQEKPDFLLIVGDIYDGENRSLQAQRRFQDAMEKLFQHNIPVIVSYGNHDHLNGTWTRFALPSNVYELPAETSVVQLKIRGQQVNIYGFSYPERHLKESVIESYPTAQDQQAIHIGMLHGSEAGNTTHDVYAPFTKQQLLEKNYHYWALGHIHKRQLLHQNPAIVYPGNIQSRHRKEQGMKGFYDVTLSKTSTELGFISTSAVVYSTIEVDCSSVVHANELLKRCAEAITANRKKYGASVVELHLQHIDEQTEALFEHATVDAWLETIREAEEGIEPMCWVQKMVLQKAARFYEHTATTQSVVSLMEQWDSNEWKDILKDLYQYAGGARLIEPLSEKDIENLTHRAQTLLAEEIQRA; the protein is encoded by the coding sequence ATGTCAGCAATTCGTTTTTTCCATATGGCAGATTTACATTTAGATAGTCCATTTAAGGGCTTATTTGGCCTACCCGAACACATTTTAAAGAAAATTCGGTCAAGCACTTTTGAAGCATTCGATAAAATTATCCATAAAGCGATTCAGGAAAAACCTGACTTTTTACTAATTGTTGGAGATATTTATGATGGTGAAAATCGTAGCTTGCAAGCACAACGAAGATTTCAAGATGCAATGGAAAAACTTTTTCAACACAATATCCCTGTGATTGTGAGCTACGGAAATCATGATCATTTAAATGGCACTTGGACACGTTTTGCTTTACCAAGTAATGTCTATGAATTACCAGCTGAGACGAGTGTGGTTCAATTAAAAATACGTGGTCAGCAAGTGAATATATATGGTTTTAGTTATCCTGAACGTCATTTGAAGGAGTCCGTTATTGAAAGCTATCCAACTGCTCAGGATCAGCAAGCCATTCATATTGGTATGCTACATGGCAGTGAGGCAGGCAATACGACACATGATGTGTATGCCCCTTTTACAAAACAGCAGTTACTTGAAAAGAACTATCATTATTGGGCGTTAGGCCATATTCATAAACGACAGCTTTTACATCAAAACCCAGCCATTGTTTATCCAGGCAATATTCAAAGTCGACATCGCAAAGAACAAGGAATGAAAGGTTTTTATGATGTGACGTTATCCAAAACATCAACTGAACTTGGTTTTATCTCTACTTCTGCTGTCGTTTATAGCACGATAGAGGTGGACTGTTCGAGTGTGGTGCATGCCAATGAATTACTGAAGAGATGTGCAGAAGCGATTACAGCCAATAGGAAGAAGTATGGCGCATCGGTAGTAGAGCTTCATTTGCAACATATTGATGAGCAAACGGAAGCTTTATTTGAGCATGCAACAGTAGATGCTTGGTTAGAGACTATTCGAGAGGCTGAGGAAGGCATTGAGCCAATGTGTTGGGTACAAAAAATGGTGTTGCAAAAGGCAGCAAGATTTTATGAGCATACAGCAACAACTCAATCCGTTGTGAGCTTAATGGAGCAGTGGGACAGTAATGAATGGAAGGATATTCTAAAAGATTTGTACCAATATGCCGGTGGTGCTAGGCTGATAGAGCCACTAAGTGAAAAGGATATTGAGAACTTAACGCATCGTGCACAAACATTATTAGCAGAAGAAATTCAAAGGGCGTGA
- a CDS encoding YhzD family protein, translating into MENYRFTAFEKTGETLFDETWTFENDEAAKLNGQQQIEEKGVADKTHRLVNASGKLILFHV; encoded by the coding sequence ATGGAGAATTATCGTTTTACAGCTTTTGAAAAAACAGGGGAAACATTGTTTGATGAAACTTGGACTTTTGAAAATGATGAGGCTGCTAAACTAAATGGACAACAACAAATTGAGGAAAAAGGTGTTGCCGATAAAACGCATCGTCTAGTAAACGCTTCGGGTAAATTAATTTTATTCCATGTTTAG